The following proteins are co-located in the Patescibacteria group bacterium genome:
- a CDS encoding ATP-dependent DNA helicase has translation MDANSLLDGLNSEQLAAVTHGEGPLMIIAGAGTGKTKVVTTRIAWLIEQKLAEPNEILALTFTDKAANEMEERVDRLLPMGYLDLSISTFHSFCEKVLREHGIHIGIPSDFKMYTEVDCWLLMRRNIDRFELDYFKPRGSPTKFLRQLLQHFSRAKDEGITPEKYLVAVEDLKSVILSGAKNLNGQSDPSAGPQDDSSKLELQKWEELSSAYAMYEKLLSEQHAIDFGGLLLLTLELFKTRPNVLEEYKRRFKYIIVDEFQDTNSIQNELVKILVHEPRNITVVGDDDQAIYKFRGAALANILEFRTDFPDAARVVLTRNYRSGATILDAAYKLIQTNNPHRLEASEGLSKKLQSHTETNGLVHHLHCATSTEEVESVVNEIIAKHESGEAEWSDFAILARSNDATDPFLEALERVGVPYHFVALSGLYTKPIILDSMAYMRAVCEPYHSPAMYRLLSHPRLGLTENDLSELMRYVRRKSGGAIIDGMRSMTQAIGLSLDGRNRVMQITRIIEELREKAKRLPVTELFVSVLKDTGLLGDLKILPEAEQQEIFRHLEGFLARLKRYVIASPDNKLLPGFLEEFDAEREAGEAGGLKPDNEEGPDVVNIMTIHAAKGLEFKYVFVVNMIEQRFPSVSRSDQLPLPPTLVRKVDAALDDHVAEERRLFYVAITRAKEGLYLCSAEDYGGTRKRKPSRFLAELGYEVQPTEKKKKTTTDDILDERGKVVVSSGEAEIKLPTKFSFSQVAAFGSCPLQYKYAHILKIPTFGRHQFSFGQSMHLTLEKFVKAMLPDQTDIQVDLFSSPSPSTYHLPSERQLLEMYAATFIDEWYPDSKTREQYRRQGVDALTVFHRKVVENQPKPFLLEAGFTLKIGDILMKGRIDRIDSVEGGVEIIDYKTGRAKEKLEWDDRRQLVLYALAAEQCFNPPLVVKALTYYYVETNETMSFAPTDKDKEKLLDEIKDTVGAIRTSTFEPKPGPFTCKYCDFKDICPFSQQ, from the coding sequence ATGGACGCAAACTCCTTACTTGATGGCTTGAACTCGGAACAATTGGCAGCCGTGACCCACGGGGAAGGCCCGCTCATGATTATTGCTGGTGCTGGTACGGGTAAGACTAAGGTAGTAACCACGCGTATTGCTTGGCTGATTGAACAAAAGCTAGCCGAGCCGAACGAAATCCTGGCGTTGACCTTTACGGACAAAGCCGCGAATGAAATGGAGGAGCGCGTCGACCGATTGTTGCCGATGGGTTACCTCGACCTCTCGATCTCGACATTTCACTCTTTTTGCGAAAAAGTTTTACGTGAGCACGGCATTCATATTGGGATTCCCTCGGACTTTAAAATGTACACAGAGGTCGATTGTTGGCTACTCATGCGCCGGAACATCGACAGATTTGAGCTCGACTATTTTAAGCCCCGCGGCTCGCCGACCAAGTTCTTAAGGCAATTGCTCCAGCATTTTTCGCGCGCCAAAGACGAAGGTATTACGCCGGAGAAATATTTGGTTGCGGTCGAGGACTTGAAATCAGTCATTCTGAGCGGAGCGAAGAATCTGAATGGCCAATCAGATCCTTCGGCGGGGCCTCAGGATGACTCTTCGAAACTCGAACTCCAGAAGTGGGAAGAACTTTCGAGCGCGTACGCTATGTACGAAAAGTTGTTATCCGAGCAACACGCTATTGATTTCGGCGGTCTGCTTTTGTTGACTCTCGAGCTCTTTAAAACTCGGCCAAATGTTCTTGAGGAATACAAGCGGCGTTTTAAATACATTATTGTCGACGAGTTCCAAGATACGAACAGCATTCAGAACGAACTCGTAAAGATTCTCGTGCACGAACCACGAAATATCACGGTAGTGGGGGATGATGATCAGGCTATTTATAAGTTCCGTGGGGCAGCCCTCGCCAATATTCTAGAGTTCCGTACGGACTTCCCAGATGCAGCACGCGTGGTGTTGACGCGAAACTATCGAAGCGGCGCAACCATTCTTGACGCTGCCTACAAGTTGATCCAAACGAACAACCCACACCGTCTTGAGGCGAGTGAGGGCCTGTCGAAGAAGCTACAGTCGCACACCGAGACGAACGGCCTTGTTCATCATCTCCACTGCGCGACGAGTACCGAAGAAGTAGAGTCAGTCGTGAACGAAATAATCGCTAAGCACGAAAGTGGGGAAGCGGAGTGGAGTGATTTTGCCATCCTTGCTCGTTCTAATGACGCCACGGACCCATTCCTCGAGGCTCTTGAGCGAGTCGGAGTTCCGTATCACTTCGTGGCGCTTTCTGGCCTGTACACGAAACCGATTATTCTCGACTCCATGGCCTACATGCGTGCCGTGTGCGAGCCTTATCATTCCCCGGCCATGTATCGGTTGCTGAGTCACCCACGGCTTGGTCTGACCGAGAACGACCTGTCCGAACTCATGCGCTATGTTCGCCGTAAATCCGGAGGCGCAATTATCGACGGCATGCGGTCTATGACGCAGGCGATTGGTCTGTCACTCGACGGCCGCAACCGTGTCATGCAGATCACACGGATCATCGAAGAACTTCGGGAGAAGGCTAAGCGTCTCCCGGTTACCGAATTATTCGTATCCGTCCTCAAGGACACCGGGCTCCTCGGCGACCTGAAAATTCTCCCCGAGGCTGAACAGCAGGAGATATTCAGGCACCTCGAAGGATTTCTCGCTCGCCTGAAACGTTACGTTATTGCTAGCCCGGACAACAAATTACTCCCCGGGTTCTTAGAGGAGTTCGACGCCGAACGTGAGGCAGGAGAGGCGGGCGGTTTGAAACCGGATAATGAGGAGGGGCCGGATGTGGTTAACATCATGACCATTCACGCCGCTAAGGGTTTGGAGTTTAAGTATGTGTTCGTGGTGAACATGATTGAACAGCGGTTCCCGTCCGTCTCAAGGAGCGACCAGCTGCCTCTCCCCCCAACGCTAGTAAGAAAAGTCGATGCGGCTCTTGATGACCACGTGGCCGAGGAGCGACGCCTATTCTACGTCGCTATTACCCGCGCCAAAGAAGGGCTGTATTTGTGTTCGGCGGAAGACTATGGTGGAACCCGTAAGCGCAAGCCGTCCCGATTCCTTGCCGAACTCGGCTACGAGGTTCAACCGACGGAGAAGAAAAAGAAAACAACGACGGATGATATTCTCGATGAACGAGGCAAGGTTGTGGTCAGCTCCGGTGAGGCCGAAATAAAGTTGCCGACAAAGTTTTCTTTTTCTCAGGTCGCCGCCTTCGGTTCCTGTCCTCTCCAGTATAAGTACGCACACATTCTCAAAATTCCTACCTTTGGCCGTCATCAATTCAGCTTTGGTCAAAGCATGCACTTGACGCTCGAGAAATTCGTCAAAGCCATGCTCCCCGACCAAACCGACATTCAGGTGGATCTCTTCAGTAGCCCATCACCTAGTACCTACCATCTTCCCTCAGAACGTCAGTTGCTCGAGATGTACGCAGCTACGTTCATCGACGAGTGGTACCCGGATTCAAAGACCCGAGAGCAGTACCGACGGCAGGGAGTTGATGCTCTCACGGTCTTTCATCGCAAGGTCGTCGAAAACCAGCCGAAGCCATTTCTGCTTGAAGCTGGCTTTACGCTTAAGATCGGCGATATTCTCATGAAGGGTCGGATCGACAGAATTGATTCCGTAGAAGGCGGCGTAGAAATCATTGACTACAAAACAGGCCGGGCTAAAGAAAAATTAGAGTGGGACGATCGCCGTCAGCTGGTCCTCTACGCCCTTGCGGCCGAGCAGTGCTTTAACCCGCCCCTCGTCGTGAAGGCGTTGACGTACTATTATGTCGAAACAAATGAGACGATGAGCTTTGCGCCGACTGACAAGGACAAGGAAAAGCTGTTGGACGAAATCAAGGACACTGTGGGCGCCATTAGAACCAGTACCTTCGAGCCAAAACCCGGACCGTTTACCTGTAAGTATTGTGACTTTAAAGATATCTGCCCGTTCTCGCAACAGTAA
- the atpA gene encoding F0F1 ATP synthase subunit alpha translates to MAKKMDIIESLRAQVAAFKSGVEEERVGTIVSFSDGVARMSGLSNVMSQEMLDFGGGTFGIALNLEEETTGAILLTASPTTKAGDSVKATGRILSIPVGDGIIGRVVDALGNPIDGKGAVTDTTFVPVEKIAPGVMAREAVGVPMQTGIKAIDALIPIGRGQRELIIGDRQTGKTAIAIDTILNQKGGNVKCVYVAIGQKESKVAQIRARFEKAGAMEYTTIVLAGASDPAAMLYIAPYSGCAIAEYFMAKGEDVLIVYDDLSKHAWAYREISLLLRRPPGREAYPGDVFYLHSRLLERSARVNKENGGGSITALPIIETQGGDVAAYIPTNVISITDGQIYLESDLFYKGQRPALNIGLSVSRVGSAAQTKAIKNVAKTLKVDLAQFRELEAFAQFATDLDEATKKQIERGRRSMELMKQKQYSPMSFAEQAVVVYALNNGLLDSIPVADILRFEEEFLALMHGVGANVLKDITEKKDLVAENKAELEKLLKSFIEGFKKA, encoded by the coding sequence ATGGCCAAAAAAATGGATATCATTGAATCATTGCGTGCTCAGGTAGCCGCCTTTAAATCAGGCGTTGAAGAAGAGCGAGTTGGAACAATCGTTTCTTTCTCTGACGGTGTGGCCCGCATGAGCGGGTTGTCTAACGTCATGAGCCAAGAAATGCTTGATTTCGGCGGCGGCACTTTTGGTATCGCCCTAAACCTTGAGGAAGAAACAACCGGTGCAATTTTGCTGACTGCTAGTCCGACGACTAAAGCAGGTGACTCTGTTAAGGCCACTGGCCGCATTTTATCTATTCCGGTGGGTGACGGCATTATTGGCCGCGTAGTGGATGCTCTTGGTAATCCAATTGACGGCAAGGGTGCGGTGACTGATACCACCTTCGTGCCAGTTGAGAAAATTGCGCCGGGCGTCATGGCTCGTGAGGCTGTGGGCGTGCCGATGCAGACAGGCATTAAGGCGATTGACGCCTTGATCCCGATTGGCCGCGGCCAGCGCGAGCTAATCATTGGTGACCGCCAGACCGGCAAGACAGCTATTGCTATTGATACGATTTTGAACCAGAAAGGCGGCAACGTGAAATGCGTTTACGTCGCTATTGGTCAGAAGGAATCGAAAGTCGCACAGATCCGTGCCCGCTTTGAAAAAGCAGGAGCCATGGAATACACCACGATTGTCTTGGCCGGCGCTTCTGATCCAGCCGCCATGCTTTACATTGCGCCATACTCTGGCTGTGCTATTGCTGAGTACTTCATGGCGAAGGGCGAAGACGTGCTGATCGTTTACGACGATCTTTCTAAGCACGCCTGGGCTTATCGTGAAATCTCCTTGCTCTTGCGCCGCCCACCAGGACGCGAGGCTTATCCAGGTGACGTTTTCTACTTGCACTCTCGTTTGCTTGAGCGTTCAGCTCGGGTTAACAAAGAAAACGGCGGGGGATCTATCACCGCTCTTCCAATCATTGAAACCCAGGGAGGTGACGTAGCTGCGTACATTCCGACTAACGTAATTTCAATTACGGACGGTCAGATCTACCTTGAGTCCGATCTCTTCTACAAGGGTCAGCGCCCAGCTTTGAACATCGGTCTCTCGGTGTCGCGTGTGGGTTCGGCCGCCCAAACTAAGGCCATTAAGAACGTAGCTAAGACCCTCAAAGTTGACCTCGCACAGTTCCGTGAGCTTGAAGCGTTCGCGCAGTTTGCTACAGATCTCGACGAAGCTACCAAGAAGCAGATCGAACGCGGTCGCCGCTCCATGGAGCTCATGAAGCAGAAGCAGTATTCGCCAATGAGTTTCGCCGAACAAGCGGTGGTGGTGTACGCCCTAAACAACGGCTTGCTCGATTCTATTCCAGTGGCTGATATTTTGCGCTTTGAAGAAGAGTTCTTGGCCCTGATGCACGGCGTAGGCGCTAACGTGCTCAAAGATATTACCGAGAAGAAGGATTTGGTCGCCGAGAATAAGGCCGAGCTGGAGAAGTTACTTAAGAGTTTCATTGAAGGCTTCAAGAAAGCCTAA
- the atpC gene encoding ATP synthase F1 subunit epsilon has product MGTLKYKLVTPDRVVAEGETPSLTVMTEAGEITILPGHIPLATLLMPGEMRVGTGENQELLAVSGGLLKIEPGNNILILAETAEHSHELELGAIEEAKKRAEEALTAARGKDAVSYADAAAHLERELARYRVALKGKGKQRNLPE; this is encoded by the coding sequence ATGGGAACTCTTAAATACAAACTAGTCACTCCCGACCGGGTGGTTGCTGAAGGCGAGACGCCTTCTTTGACCGTGATGACGGAAGCTGGCGAGATTACTATCTTACCCGGACATATTCCGCTCGCCACGCTTCTGATGCCAGGCGAGATGCGTGTTGGAACTGGTGAAAACCAGGAACTCCTCGCTGTCTCCGGTGGGCTCCTCAAGATCGAACCTGGGAACAACATTCTCATCCTGGCTGAGACCGCCGAGCATTCTCATGAGCTTGAGCTCGGAGCTATCGAGGAAGCCAAGAAACGTGCCGAGGAAGCTTTGACCGCTGCCCGCGGTAAAGACGCCGTCAGTTACGCTGACGCTGCCGCCCACCTCGAACGCGAACTTGCGCGCTACCGCGTTGCGCTCAAAGGAAAGGGTAAACAGAGAAATCTTCCAGAATAA
- a CDS encoding ATP synthase F0 subunit B, with translation MAESTTHSEEAAPAGIAGVAQTFGLQPALFAGQLVNFLIVLGVLWIFAYKPILKMLAEREARIEKSVKDAQEIEKRVLANEKERAALLASAQKEAQELHAKTVLEAEARKVEMVEAAKREVERVIQKGKEQLKDEHTAMMIEARKDLVEIAVKAAAKIISTDMDEKKSKSLAEEVVRKLT, from the coding sequence ATGGCCGAATCCACCACACACTCAGAAGAAGCTGCGCCAGCAGGCATTGCCGGAGTTGCTCAGACCTTTGGTCTGCAGCCCGCGCTGTTTGCTGGTCAGCTGGTTAACTTCCTCATCGTTCTTGGGGTGTTGTGGATTTTTGCGTACAAGCCAATTCTCAAGATGCTGGCTGAGCGTGAAGCGCGGATTGAGAAGAGCGTGAAAGACGCTCAGGAAATTGAGAAGCGCGTCCTGGCTAATGAAAAAGAACGGGCCGCACTGTTAGCGTCAGCGCAGAAAGAGGCTCAGGAATTGCATGCTAAAACGGTGCTGGAAGCTGAGGCTCGTAAAGTGGAGATGGTTGAGGCCGCTAAGCGGGAAGTGGAACGCGTCATTCAGAAGGGCAAAGAGCAGCTGAAAGACGAACACACGGCCATGATGATTGAAGCCAGAAAAGATCTGGTGGAAATTGCGGTGAAAGCCGCGGCTAAAATCATTTCAACTGATATGGACGAGAAGAAATCAAAATCGCTCGCCGAAGAGGTGGTGCGCAAGCTCACTTAA
- the atpD gene encoding F0F1 ATP synthase subunit beta, whose product MKGIISQIIGAVVDVRFEGELPPVLSALTVKNGSTLLTLEAAQHLEGGIVRTIAMGATDGLTRGSEVTATDKPISVPVGPETLGRMLDVTGEPIDGLGPVKGKRKDPIHREAPPFTEQSTEAQVFETGIKVIDLICPILKGGKTGLFGGAGVGKTVLIQELIHNIAKEHGGYSVFAGVGERTREGNDLYMEMKDSKVLEKTALVFGQMNEPPGARARVALTGLTLAEYFRDDEGRDVLMFIDNIFRFTQAGAEMSSLLGRIPSAVGYQPNLATEMGLLQERITSTTKGSITSIQAVYVPADDLTDPAPATTFGHLDSTVVLSRALSELAIYPAVDPLDSSSTILDPNIVGQEHYDVARAVQKVLQRYKDLQDIIAILGMDELSPDDKQTVARARKIQKFLSQPFNVAEQFTGSPGKYVSLKDTVRSFKEILEGKHDDKPEQSFYMKGSIEEVSK is encoded by the coding sequence ATGAAAGGAATAATTTCTCAAATCATTGGTGCGGTGGTGGACGTCCGCTTTGAAGGTGAACTCCCCCCGGTACTCTCAGCTCTGACCGTAAAAAACGGTTCGACTCTTTTGACGCTTGAAGCCGCTCAGCACCTTGAAGGTGGTATTGTCCGCACTATCGCCATGGGCGCTACGGACGGTCTTACTCGCGGTAGCGAAGTGACGGCGACTGACAAGCCGATTTCTGTGCCCGTCGGTCCCGAGACCCTTGGTCGTATGCTTGATGTGACTGGCGAGCCGATTGATGGCCTTGGTCCAGTAAAGGGCAAGCGCAAGGATCCTATTCACCGCGAAGCTCCACCTTTCACCGAGCAGTCCACGGAAGCTCAGGTTTTTGAAACAGGTATTAAAGTCATTGACCTCATCTGTCCTATCTTGAAAGGTGGAAAGACCGGTCTTTTTGGCGGCGCTGGTGTGGGTAAGACCGTGCTCATTCAGGAACTCATCCATAACATCGCTAAAGAGCACGGTGGTTACTCTGTCTTCGCTGGCGTCGGCGAAAGAACTCGCGAAGGAAACGACTTGTACATGGAAATGAAGGACTCGAAAGTTCTTGAAAAGACGGCGCTCGTCTTCGGACAGATGAACGAACCACCAGGTGCTCGCGCTCGTGTCGCTTTGACTGGTCTTACTCTCGCCGAGTATTTCCGCGATGACGAAGGCCGCGATGTTCTAATGTTCATCGACAACATCTTCCGCTTTACGCAGGCCGGCGCTGAAATGTCGTCCCTTCTTGGTCGCATCCCGTCTGCTGTGGGTTACCAGCCAAACTTGGCTACAGAAATGGGTCTTCTTCAGGAGCGCATTACTTCGACCACGAAAGGTTCGATCACCTCTATTCAGGCTGTTTACGTTCCTGCAGACGACCTTACCGATCCAGCTCCAGCGACGACGTTCGGTCACCTCGACTCGACAGTGGTTCTTTCCCGCGCTTTGTCTGAGCTCGCCATTTATCCAGCCGTTGACCCACTCGACTCAAGCTCGACCATTCTTGACCCGAACATTGTTGGTCAGGAACATTACGATGTAGCTCGTGCTGTCCAGAAAGTTTTGCAGCGCTATAAGGACCTCCAGGACATCATTGCCATTCTTGGTATGGACGAGCTTTCTCCAGATGACAAGCAGACCGTAGCCCGCGCCCGCAAGATTCAGAAGTTCCTCTCCCAGCCCTTTAACGTCGCTGAGCAGTTTACTGGCTCGCCAGGTAAGTATGTGTCCCTCAAAGACACTGTCCGCTCATTCAAGGAGATCCTAGAGGGTAAGCACGACGACAAGCCAGAGCAATCTTTCTACATGAAGGGATCGATCGAGGAAGTTTCGAAGTAA
- the atpG gene encoding ATP synthase F1 subunit gamma, with product MAQSKKAIRLRIKSVKNTRKITKAMELVAASKMRRAVQSALRSRSYAETVTEAMRSAAAGAPANVQNLLLTGNPKAEKTLLVLFSSDRGLAGGLNVNLARLALEFARNTGTEKLDVVAVGKKGGDAMDRAGVKVIARFGALSNNPAFADLLPVARLALDAFMKGEYKKVTIGFTHFISGISQKPEMIDLLPMKFEKTGEKSEEILFEPSPADVFDRMLPAVARTMLWQSLLESGASEHAARMLAMKNASDAAKDMLDALTFTYNQARQAGITQEIAEISSGKAALE from the coding sequence ATGGCTCAGTCCAAAAAGGCAATTCGCCTTCGGATCAAGTCCGTGAAAAACACGCGCAAGATCACGAAGGCTATGGAACTAGTGGCTGCATCTAAGATGCGCCGCGCGGTTCAGTCTGCCTTGCGGAGCCGCTCTTATGCGGAAACGGTGACTGAGGCTATGCGCTCGGCCGCCGCCGGAGCACCTGCCAATGTTCAGAACCTTTTGCTCACCGGAAATCCAAAAGCTGAAAAAACACTCCTGGTGCTTTTCTCCTCTGACCGAGGACTGGCTGGAGGACTTAACGTAAACCTCGCACGCCTCGCGCTCGAGTTCGCGCGTAACACGGGAACGGAGAAGCTCGATGTTGTAGCAGTGGGCAAAAAGGGCGGAGACGCTATGGATAGGGCAGGGGTTAAAGTAATTGCCCGCTTCGGAGCCTTGTCGAACAATCCCGCTTTCGCTGATTTACTCCCCGTCGCGCGTCTAGCGCTAGACGCCTTCATGAAGGGCGAATATAAGAAAGTTACAATCGGGTTTACACATTTCATCTCGGGTATCTCTCAGAAGCCAGAAATGATCGACCTTCTGCCAATGAAGTTTGAGAAGACTGGTGAGAAGTCAGAAGAAATCCTCTTCGAACCTTCTCCCGCGGATGTCTTCGACCGAATGCTTCCGGCAGTTGCCAGAACCATGCTCTGGCAGTCACTGCTGGAATCTGGGGCCAGTGAACACGCGGCGCGCATGCTCGCCATGAAGAATGCTTCAGACGCAGCTAAGGACATGCTCGACGCCCTCACATTTACTTACAACCAGGCACGTCAGGCGGGCATCACGCAGGAGATTGCAGAAATCAGCTCGGGTAAGGCAGCTCTAGAATAA
- a CDS encoding F0F1 ATP synthase subunit delta, giving the protein MKKSLKPLARSIVEQLAELKPAEVEKEMVKIVRFLQEESLLGRWRELEKEIHQAWRNKFGASKVTVLSAHELSKTARQQLEDSVKGAELIERVDERLMGGAVIRIDDRRLDGSIIGALQRLKNTLLA; this is encoded by the coding sequence ATGAAGAAAAGCTTGAAACCTCTTGCGCGGAGTATCGTCGAACAGCTCGCCGAGCTCAAGCCGGCCGAGGTTGAGAAAGAAATGGTCAAAATTGTCCGTTTTCTTCAGGAAGAAAGTTTGCTCGGCCGCTGGCGCGAACTGGAGAAAGAAATCCATCAAGCCTGGCGTAATAAGTTTGGCGCCAGCAAGGTCACTGTTCTCTCTGCCCACGAACTTTCCAAGACCGCTCGTCAGCAACTGGAAGACTCTGTCAAAGGAGCCGAGCTGATTGAGCGGGTAGACGAGCGGCTAATGGGCGGGGCTGTGATCCGGATTGATGATAGGCGACTGGACGGTTCCATTATTGGTGCCCTCCAAAGACTGAAGAACACCTTGCTCGCATAG